Within the bacterium genome, the region ATATTTTAATTGTAGGAATTGGTGAACAGCTTTTTGCGATTCCCTCTCTGGCTGTTGAAGAGACCCTGGAGATATCTTCGGAAAATATTCACACGGTTGAAGGAAGAGAAGCGATTTCGATAAGGGACCATATTATTCCTTTGGCCTGGCTGGATGTCGTTCTGGGTATAAGAAAGAAAGACAAAAAATTAAAAAAGCACAGTAAGCTTTCAGTTGTAATACTTATAAGGGATGATAAAAGAATAGCGTTTGTGGTTGATAAATTAGTTGATGAATGTGAGGCGGTAATAAAAAGTATGGGAAAAAAAGTGAAGGATGTTTTTAATATTATTGGCGTTACGATTTTAGGGAGCGGAGATCTGGTATTTATCCTGGACCCGTTTGAATTAATAATTTCTGCCAGGCAGAAAGAATTCAGGAGCGCAGCGGGGGAAGAAGATAAAAAAACACAGGCATTGAAACAGCCCTGTGTTCTGGTGACTGATGACCAGATGACTATCCGGCAATTGCACAGAAGTATTCTTGAATCGTCAGGGTATAAAGTAGAAGAGGCAAGGGATGGGGTTGAAGCTTTGGATAAACTGTCCAAAAATAAAATTGATCTTGTGATTACCGATGTCCAGATGCCCAGGATGGATGGTTTTGAATTGACGGGGAAAATTAAGGTAAAAGATGTTTTTAAAAAGATCCCTGTTATTATTATTTCGGGACTTGGAAGCGAAGATGACAAAAAAAGAGGAATTGAATTAGGTGCGGACGCATATCTTGCCAAACAGGATTTTAACCAGCAGAATTTGATTGAGATAATAAAAATTTTATTGGGCAGGTATTCTTAATACTACTAAAAGACAGGGGGTCTCAATGATTAAAGCAGTAATAGTAGATGATGTCGCGACAGTCAGGGAAATATTGAAGATTGCTTTGGAAAGCGACCCGGAAATAAAGGTTGTGGGAATGGCGCGCGGCGGCAAGCAGGCGATTGATATTATTCCTGTTTTGAAGCCTGATATAGTTCTTATGGATTTAAAAATGCCCGATATGGATGGGTTCCAGACAGTCCGGCATATAATGGATTATTTTCCTGTCCCGATAGTCATAATTTCATCTGTTTCCGCGAAAAGAGACGATATGATGTTTCAGGTATTGGAATGCGGGGCGCTGGATTTCATCCCTAAGCCGTCACTCGGGGATTTTGATACTAATCCGAATTTCGCAAAAGATTTGGTCCAAAAGATAAAAATTTTTGCGGCAGCGAATATAAGCAAAAAAATAAAGGTAAAATTTGGGACATCAAAAATTTTAAATTTATCGGGTATCGGTAAAAATAAAAAAAAGGTCGTGGCGATTGCGTCTTCTACCGGCGGACCCGGCGCATTGAAAGAAATAATACCATTATTCCCGCCGGATTTGCCGGCAGGTATAGTTATTGTTCAGCATATTGTGGAGGGTTTTGTAGCCGGGCTTGTCGATTGGCTGCAGAAATTGAGCAGGATTAAGATAAAAGTTGCTAATGAGGGGGATGTTGTTGCGCCTGGTATTGTATTTTTTTCGCCTGACACGTCACACATAATTATTGATGAAAATGGGAAAATCAAATTTGAAAAATCCCCGCCTGTCGGAGGAGTAAGACCCGCGGCGGATATTTTGTTCCCGTCAGTGGCAAAATATTACGGTAGTTCCGCGATCGGGGTGATAATGACGGGAATGGGAGATGACGGGGCAAGGGGAATCGAACGTATAAAAAAAGAAGGCGGGGTCACGATAGCGCAGAATGAAGAGACATGTACGGTTTTTGGAATGCCCAAGGCCGCTGTTGAAAGAGGTGTAATTGATAAAATAGTCCCTCTTAATATGATACCTGAAACAATAATTAAATTATTGTAGGAGATGAGTATGGGTAAAAAAATTCTTATCGCGGATGACATGGCAACTATATTGACTATGGTTAAATGTATTCTTGAAGAAGAAGGTTATACGGTTGTTACGGCGGTTGACGGTGTTGAGGCAGTAAAAAAGGCATTTAAGGAAATGCCGGATTTAATTGTTATGGATTTGATGATGCCGAAATTAAATGGTTACCAGGCGTGCCGGTTATTGAAAGAAGAAGCTTTAACGGGGCATATCCCGATTATTATTTTAACAGGGCAGGATAAACCTATTGATAAGTTTTGGGCAATGCAGACAGGGGCGGATGAATATTTGCTGAAGGATTTGATTAAGGGGTTTCAATCTGAGGAATTGGTCAGAAAAGTAAAAATTCTTTTGGGGGTAACGCCTAAAAAAGTGAAAAAAGAGATTTTCGATACGCAGATTGATGAATCCGGTATTTTTATGAGAATAAATGATTTATTGGATAAAAAACTTCTGGAATCAACGGTCTTGAACGAGATAAGCTGTCTGGGCAAAACTATTTATGATGAGGAAAAAACAATGTCTTCCATTATGTCCATGCTCCAGAAGATAATAAATTTTGAGAACGGGCTGATTTTTTTAAAAGATGAGAAAAAGGTATTAATTTATCAGAAGGGGACTTTACTTGAAGAAAATAAGAATATTGTTTTAGAAAAGGCCATGGAACATTTCAATAGTCTGTCAGGGTTGGCTGTTAATAAAGATGATTTAAATGTCCGGATAGTTGAAACAAAAGAGGAAAAGGCTGTAAACGGTGCCGGAAATACATTAAAATCATTTTTGGTTTCAGAGTTGTCCACACGGGATAGTGTTATAGGTCTTTTATTGTTTTCAAGCTGCAGCGAGGATGTTTATACAGATAAAGATAAAAAACTTTTGAGTTTAATTGTCAACCAGACTTCCATTGTGATGGATAACGCGAGGCTTTATCAAAAAGTGGAATCCCTGTCGATAACTGATGAATTGACAAAAATGTATAATAAGAGATATTTAGACCAGATACTTCCTCTGGAATTAAACCGCATAAAAAGATATAACCGTATATTCTCATTAATCATGTTTGATATTGATTTTTTTAAAAAAGTAAACGATACCTATGGACATTTACAGGGAGATATAATCTTGAGGGAAGTCGCGCGTATCGCAAAACAGGAAATAAGGAAAATAGATTTTCCTATCCGTTACGGGGGAGAAGAATTTATGCTTATATTGCCGGAAGTAAATTTAGATGCGGCAAGGAGTATCGCGGAGAGAATAAGGAAGGCCGTAGAAAAATTTTTATTCCCGGGCCAGCAGGGCCCCTTGCGTGTGACAATAAGCCTGGGCGTAGGTTTGTGCACAAAAGAAAATGCCGATGAAGACGGGAAAAAAATAATTAAACTTGTTGATGAAGCGCTTTATAAAGCAAAGAAATCGGGACGGAACCAGGTATGCACAGCGGGCGAATAATAGTAAAAGATAAAGAACTGCCGTTAGAAGTTTTTAGACTATTCAGGGATTTAATCTATGAAAAGTGCGCTATTTTTATTGACGAAAGCAAACTTGATTCATTAAGAATAAGCCTGTTATCAAGAGCCACAAAAAAGAACCTGTCCAGTTATTCTGAATATTACGAATCTCTTAAAAATGATAATTATTCGGAACACGAATTTAAAGAACTTTTAAATTTAATAACGATAAATGAAACAAGTTTTTTCCGCACGCCGGCCCATTTTAAGGTGCTGAAAGAAGCGGTCTTGCCTGAAATTATTAGAAGAAAGGCTGATATGGACCGGACAATCAGGATTTGGGCGGCGGGTTGTTCGACAGGTGAGGAACCGTATTCAATAGCGATGACGGTTTTAATTTATCTTTTGACCTTCAAGGATTGGAAAGTCCAGATATTGGCGACAGATATATCGGAACGGGTGCTTGAAATAGCAAAAAGAGGTGTTTATCCTGAAAGGAGCCTTAAAACAGTGGACCGTTATTGCCGTGACCTGTTTTTTGAAAAAATAGATGAAAATAATTATGCCATAAAAGACGACCTTAAAAAAGTAATTGAATTTAAATATTTTAATCTTATCGGTACGCCTTATCCCTTAAGCGAAATAAAAAACTGGGACATTATTTTTTGCAGGAATGTGACTATCTATTTTAAGGCCGAATCCACAAAAAGAGTCATTCATAATTTTTACCGGAGCCTGGCGGCAGGCGGCTATCTTTTTATAGGCCATTCCGAGAGTTTAAATAATATATCGGATGAATTTAACCTGGTTGAGGTAAAAGGGACTTTTTTTTATTATAAATCAGCGCAAAAAAAACAAACGAATAAAACTGCCAGGGATTTTTTTGATTTTGATAAAAGATTAAAGCCTGATTTTAAACCGGATGTGAAAGAAGCAAAAAAAGAAAAAAATAAAGATGAAACTATAAAATTTGAAACGGCGTTTATTTGTCCAAAAGAAGATATACGGGACGAAACCGGGGTTTTATTATCAAAAGCGGAAGACCTTTTTAATAATGGGAAAATAGAAGATGCCATCCGGGCGTGTATTGAAATTGAATCCACGGACCCGCTTCTATGGGAAGCTTATTTTTTACTGGGTTTAATCCATTATAATGTCGGGAACGCAAAAGACGCGGTAATTCAATTTAAAAAGGTGGTCTATCTTAATCCCCGTTATTTTTTAGTCCATTACTATTTAGGGAACATATACCAGAAAACAGGGGAATACCAGAACGCCGTTATGTCTTATAACAACGCTGTTGAGTATTTAAAAAGCGGCAGGAAGGAAGAAACAAGATTTGATAAGGACATAAACCGTAAGGCACTGGTTGAAATCTGTGAAAATAATTTAAAAGAAATAGAAAGAGAGGCGGAAAATGTTTAAAGAATTCGAAGATAAGTTAAAATCGGCTAAAGAGAAATTATTTGAATTAAGGAGGTATCTTTGACCTTGGTAGAAGCGAGGAGAGATTAAAGGAATTGAACAAAGAAATGGAAAATGTTTCTTTTTGGGATGACAAAGACAATGCGCAAAAAAAAGTCGAAGAATTGAAAAGTCTGAAAAATAAAGTTGAAACATTCCGGGATTTAGAAAAAGAACTGGAAGATTTGAAACTCCTTGCTGAACTTTCGAAAGATGAAGAAGCCGGCGCGGAAGGTTTATTAACGGAACTGGAAATATTAACAAATAAACTGGACGGGCTTGAATTAAAGGCGGTCTTAAACAATCCTAAAGATGAAAAAAACGCTTTTTTGGTCATTCATCCCGGCGCGGGAGGGACGGAATCGCAGGATTGGGCGCAAATCCTTTTCCGTATGTATATGCGCTTCGCGGAATTAAAAAAATATAAAACTGAAATTATTGATTATCTGGCAGGGGAAGAAGCGGGAATAAAAAGCGTTACTGTTTTGATAGAAGGATCCTACGCGTTCGGTTATCTCAGCGCGGAAACAGGGGTGCACCGGCTGGTTCGCATTTCGCCTTTTGACGCAAATAAACGAAGGCACACCTCTT harbors:
- the cheB gene encoding chemotaxis-specific protein-glutamate methyltransferase CheB, which produces MIKAVIVDDVATVREILKIALESDPEIKVVGMARGGKQAIDIIPVLKPDIVLMDLKMPDMDGFQTVRHIMDYFPVPIVIISSVSAKRDDMMFQVLECGALDFIPKPSLGDFDTNPNFAKDLVQKIKIFAAANISKKIKVKFGTSKILNLSGIGKNKKKVVAIASSTGGPGALKEIIPLFPPDLPAGIVIVQHIVEGFVAGLVDWLQKLSRIKIKVANEGDVVAPGIVFFSPDTSHIIIDENGKIKFEKSPPVGGVRPAADILFPSVAKYYGSSAIGVIMTGMGDDGARGIERIKKEGGVTIAQNEETCTVFGMPKAAVERGVIDKIVPLNMIPETIIKLL
- a CDS encoding diguanylate cyclase — encoded protein: MGKKILIADDMATILTMVKCILEEEGYTVVTAVDGVEAVKKAFKEMPDLIVMDLMMPKLNGYQACRLLKEEALTGHIPIIILTGQDKPIDKFWAMQTGADEYLLKDLIKGFQSEELVRKVKILLGVTPKKVKKEIFDTQIDESGIFMRINDLLDKKLLESTVLNEISCLGKTIYDEEKTMSSIMSMLQKIINFENGLIFLKDEKKVLIYQKGTLLEENKNIVLEKAMEHFNSLSGLAVNKDDLNVRIVETKEEKAVNGAGNTLKSFLVSELSTRDSVIGLLLFSSCSEDVYTDKDKKLLSLIVNQTSIVMDNARLYQKVESLSITDELTKMYNKRYLDQILPLELNRIKRYNRIFSLIMFDIDFFKKVNDTYGHLQGDIILREVARIAKQEIRKIDFPIRYGGEEFMLILPEVNLDAARSIAERIRKAVEKFLFPGQQGPLRVTISLGVGLCTKENADEDGKKIIKLVDEALYKAKKSGRNQVCTAGE
- a CDS encoding CheR family methyltransferase, with amino-acid sequence MHSGRIIVKDKELPLEVFRLFRDLIYEKCAIFIDESKLDSLRISLLSRATKKNLSSYSEYYESLKNDNYSEHEFKELLNLITINETSFFRTPAHFKVLKEAVLPEIIRRKADMDRTIRIWAAGCSTGEEPYSIAMTVLIYLLTFKDWKVQILATDISERVLEIAKRGVYPERSLKTVDRYCRDLFFEKIDENNYAIKDDLKKVIEFKYFNLIGTPYPLSEIKNWDIIFCRNVTIYFKAESTKRVIHNFYRSLAAGGYLFIGHSESLNNISDEFNLVEVKGTFFYYKSAQKKQTNKTARDFFDFDKRLKPDFKPDVKEAKKEKNKDETIKFETAFICPKEDIRDETGVLLSKAEDLFNNGKIEDAIRACIEIESTDPLLWEAYFLLGLIHYNVGNAKDAVIQFKKVVYLNPRYFLVHYYLGNIYQKTGEYQNAVMSYNNAVEYLKSGRKEETRFDKDINRKALVEICENNLKEIEREAENV
- the prfB gene encoding peptide chain release factor 2 (programmed frameshift), which gives rise to MFKEFEDKLKSAKEKLFELRRYLDLGRSEERLKELNKEMENVSFWDDKDNAQKKVEELKSLKNKVETFRDLEKELEDLKLLAELSKDEEAGAEGLLTELEILTNKLDGLELKAVLNNPKDEKNAFLVIHPGAGGTESQDWAQILFRMYMRFAELKKYKTEIIDYLAGEEAGIKSVTVLIEGSYAFGYLSAETGVHRLVRISPFDANKRRHTSFASVFVYPEVEDDIEVVINENDLRVDTYRAGGAGGQHVNKTDSAIRITHIPTGIVVQCQNERSQYKNKTMALKFLRSKLYDLYESKKKEEDSRALGEKKDISWGSQIRSYIFQPYQLVKDHRTGLEVGNVQAVIDGKIGPFIEAYLKKKNF